The sequence TCAGAGATGCTTCATGCGGTGAGGATATTATGATTtgtaactgaaatttgaaatttgaagagaaATCTAAAGAAAAGAGCTTATTTTATGGTCTGCCAGACGCCGGAAGTTATTAGaagctagaaaaaaattgaagcattgaaaattaaaacgaaaccaaacaaaaagaaaaagaaatctgAAGCAAAAgtagttttattcaaaatcaaaaatcagcCAGAGtgccccatttcggtttgatctacctaGAGAATTTCGGGAATTTAGTCGCatacttctcaactgattttgcatgattGAGAGTGTGCTGACGACACTTGTTTTAAGAAcaaactcccgcattttttgtagatcaagccgtaatgcgacagcctgacaccaagTGTATTTTGTGATTGAGCAAAATGTACTTTTTGAGGAATCACTAGTTTTGGTGAATccaaaaaatctccaatttgcTAGGACGTCCTCTTCCAGTtctaaaagtttccaaaagttgaagtgaacaatttatttactatttcaaaaatttttggatgagAAAACCacgaaaaccacaaaaaactGAACTTAAAATATCCCGCAGtacttaaataaaattaactaaacttaaaaatttttgaaaagttagaaTCATCTATAGAAATAAAGATCACATAGCAAACAAAAAGCCACCAGAAAAACTATCTAATTTatgcaattttcagctcccAGTTATCCCGGTGCCTGACCAGGAAATTGCAAAGTCAGATGACAATTTCTTCCGTTCCATGTACGGCCCGAAACCATCAGAAAAAGAGCTCGAGGAGCGTCGTGAGCACATTCCTTCACACTTTCGAGCACTTCACCCAGAATGGATCGAAGAAGAAAACAAGGAGAAGCCGCCCGATGACACGGGAACACGTAAAGTCGTAAAAAGTGCTGAAGAACGTGAACAGGATGAGTTCAACAAGCTGAAAAGGATCAACACCTACCGACGCAACGAGAATCCGGAAGTTCAACAAGCTCGCGAGGAGAAAGAGCGTCGTGAGGCGGAGGAAGCCGCGTACGCCAAGAAACGGAATCACGAACGATTCAAAAAAGGAATCACGGCGCTTCCTGGCTCGACCCttccaaactttgaagatATGAACTTTGTTGAGACCGGATTCTTTAAGGATTTCGAAGAGAACAAGAGACTGGAAGCCGAGCGTCGCTTACAGGTTCAGAATGCGAGCAAGGTTGCCCCGACGCTCCCACCGCCGGTAGTCAACAAGCCATTACCGTCATTTTCGACGGATTCTGTTTCTGCATCGTCATCTGCATCGGCTAGTATAATGGCTTCGCCAAGTTTGGGTGAGATGGCCGAAGCATTCCTaaaggtgagtttttttctctAGAGAAAATGTTCTATTAGAgactaaatttgaaattttggtgaAACTAGCTTTGTGAAAATTGCCAACAGAAAAAAGACAGAAAATATATCTATGATATtgacgatttttttctcaaaaaatgtattatgaTCTACCTCCATTCATGTGCAAATCAAGATGGGCtgcaaattttctagaaaaatctacaaaactgACGACTTTGGTGTAGTAATCCAACTTTAAAGGTGTGTAATTGtcgtgaagttttttttttgaaaatttcgaaacattggttcgccgaaaaaatttgcaccAACGGCTggtgaaattgtttttagtaAATGGGAATATTCAGAcagatttgagattttttcaaagttttcaacaaaaaaaatgattcacTATTTCTTTCACTACTATACATATACTAGAACTAGAcctaaaaaatagatttgccGCGTGCTCCTGGAGCAAATTTTGATGAGTGTTAGTTCAcgtataaattgaaatttcaaagttctgattttcaaacaaattttgacacgataaagttttcagacaagtttcaaaattttatttaaaaaatgtatcaaaactGCTCaccgaaaatgttttatttttgtatttcaccaaacttttttcagaacaaaatcTTCATGGACACTATCAACGCCTACGGAAAATCCTTCGAGCACAAGTCACCATTCAAAGATGATTCTGGACCAGCATTCCGATTGTCCGAGTTGGTGAAACCCAATAAGCCATACTTGAAACTCCCTGGCACTGGCTCAAATCCAGGATCTGCTCCATCGTCGAGACCTGGAAGCTCAATGAGCATTGGTACACCGACAAAAGTGAAGGGATTGCCAGGGCGTCCGAAGAAGCCGAAGCCGGAAGGTGTTGTTACTGTGCCAAAACCGAAGGGTCGTCCACCAAAGAAAGCCACTTTGGAGAAGGTttgttatttgaatttttgcacaaaaatataGTTAAGAAACACTTTAATGATGCACCTTTCAACACTCTAACACTCTTCCTAACACTCTAACACAGCACACAATTTAAGACGATTTTGCACGTTTTTGAACACTTCACAGCAACAAACAAATACTCAAACATGAAAGCTTCAGAGAAAGCGTCTCAGTGAGCAAATCATTGCACAGCAGCAGAAAAAGTTAGATGAGTTTAAAGAAGAGAAGGAAAAGCAGGAAAAAACTTCTGATAAGAAGCCCAAGAAGCAGACATTAGCTGAAGAGATTCGGGATCAGTTATTGCGGGCAAAGAGTAAAATTGTTCTACCCAACTCAGTCGTTGCACCAATTCAGACTACGCTGCCACCAGCACAACAACCAGCAACAGCGACGGGAATGGTGTCATTGACGATTGCGCCGATTCTCGTTCCCCAGACTAGCATGGAGCCGGCGACAAGTGTTCCAGTCGTCGGAGCTACAGTTGACATTGACTCTGCTCCGTTCCTGTTGGCCGAGCCAGCACTGGAGGTGGAGATCAAAACTGAAGATCAATTCCCCGAAGGACCATCGTCATCTGTTGCCGCTGATACTACGTTGGAATTTGGAGAGGATCAGGAGAAGAAGCCGAAGAAGGAGAAACGGGACAAGAGTTCGGAGGAGTACAAAGAGTACAAGCgtttgaaaaaggagaagcgTCGCAAAGAGCGAGAAGAGCGGAAATCTGCTGAGAATTGTGTGAAGATCGAAAAGGAAAAGACGTCTACACCGGTCAAGCAAGAGGATGTTCCAGGTTGGTGGTTGTTAGGAGAATTTCTTGTCTGAAACAATGACAGCGTGCGGTTTGAAGATTGTTTATTGTATTTTGATGTGCCATTTTTATGCTAGCGATATGTTAATGGGGCAATGAAAAACGGCAATGACTCTAACGAAAACACTCAAGCAAAgatattatattttgaaaattagtttctcATTTTGGTACACGGATTcaaaattactgtaatttcaacttacttaaaatttttagaaaagatTAAGATAAGAtttacggaatttttttttcagttttttcaaccGGCTccatcaattttaaaaaacattttgttaatttctttTGTTATTCCGTACAATTAGGAAGAAAAATGCGcagattttagaatttttaaaagctcaTCTAACAAGAAGCTtgcaagatttttttaaatcttgaaCTGACAGATTGGTTTAGAAGCAATTTTTTAGACCTTGTATTTAAACATCTATTCATAAGGCTTTGTAATGtctctaaaaattcaagaattctaAATACATTATAGATATGTAAATTGTTAGTTGTAACTTTTCAACTGACTTTATCAactattaaaggtggagtagcggcagtggggattttgtctaacaTTTGTAAATTCACTTATGATGATCTAAAACGACTGAtcatcataataaaacacttcaaaaatttttagatttttcataatttccggtaaaagttttggtaaactgccaaaattttgaaaagatatgagcttttgaggaaatccaatgttgcatgttccgacccccacaatgttttaatacaaataatgagaataaaattacagtataaaaatgtagaaacaattttttttggtcgacttccaaagttctgagtggcaaaaactgagtaattgtcactttttgagagtaaatttttaaaaaaattaaaaatgtttttgtagttttatcatgatattcggtcattttggtaCCCATAACACTTTCTCAACTGGTGCCACTTCATCTTTAAGTTGTACCACATTTTGAATTGGTAGTTGGAAAACTGGTCAAGCTGTAGTGATATATGCTAATTTATATTGACTTGAAACTAGGACTGTgcaaccggacgtccggtcgtccgaacCGGACGCACATGCGTCCGGTTTGGGGTAGCTttccacggcggccgacaatttccgagttttgcCACTATGAAATTGCTGATTATgtatagtgagtggcgaaactcggaaattgtcggtcGCCGTGGAAACCTACCTGCTGCACAGCCCTACTTGTAACACACTTGTAACCTCTATGTTATGCCTACCGAAGAAATATAATCTCTGGGAGTAGGCACAACTGTCATATAACTTTATGAGTTTTTATGAATAGAGAAAGATTAGATGTGCGTAAGTGCAGAGTCGGATAATCCATCGCCTCACATTTTCGCTGCTCTTCCCTTCATCGCCTCTTTACTTTTTCGTCTCTTATCACGTTTCCGGTTTAGCAGTAGCttttaattttgagctgaaattcgccttttaaagtattttttgttgttgttgttattctgtcattttttttaatggtcaACCATGTCAACTGCAGCATCCTCAGATTATtggaacagaaaaagaaacactTTTGCGAAAGAAAAAGCAACACATGACCCGAACATATTGCTTTTTTGCCATCTCTCACATCAGTCAATGTTTGGTTTCCATTACGTAAACTTTTCAAGGCGAGCCTGCAGGGCACGggcatagtttttttttgacacaaaaCGCATGCCTATGTGTTATCAAttgtatactttttttttggtttctttaaTTTCCGTCCTCGATAAGACTAACTAATAATTGAGGTTGTTACTATTTGGATTTGCGAACAAAGTGTTTTTTGACTGTTTGTTAATGCACTTTTACTTTtcgcaagtttttttttctgaattgatAAGATAGCCAAAAGAGTCTTCTGGACTTCAATGCCCCTCTcctcaaattaaaaatgcaaaaaatgcaaaaatgcaaaacgtctggaaaaggaaaaaagaaacaaaagcgAAGCTAATTATCGCTacgaaaagaaaagaaagtcttatagtttcaaagtttgtgctattattcaaactttttcgtGACTAACAAACAAAGGGgcagtttattgattttcacgacaattttgagaaaattttgtggACGCTGCAATAGGTGAACACTTGACATTGTTTGGTTCCTTTCGAATGTAGTTTGAAAAGATCAAATGAACAAATAGTTTTTCTTCAGTTTATTTCTCCAAGTAACAAATTGGCAGCCAttcttttgtgaaaattttttaaaatcaccggtgaaattttttaaatttaaatgcaATATATGAATCATTAATGCTTATTATtgttaatttagtttttcttgggatagttttaattttttttcaagtatggTTAGAGATTGTTGGCATTCTGCCAAGTTTTAGTTTTGTTCTAAAAAGTATAATGGCTGAGAACCACTGCAACTTTATGTTGTCATATTCCTGAATCATCTAGCGTAAATtacattatcaaaattttgtctaACTTTTAACcaaactttctcaaaaattccattgGAATTTTGGGACTAACAACCGGTAATCATAGaagaatattttggaaatcatCAAACTTTGATCAATTTCTGccattttgccagtttttcgaaattttattttctaactTAATAGGACTAGCAGCAACATACCATTTGGCtctaaattttgtgaaaatctttaaatgtTCCAGTCTAGAATGTTTTgtcgaatttaatttttccctgattttttttctaagtttgtccaactttttaaaatcatattaaCTAGgttaaaatcaatttaattttaaaatgaaagagtaaatattttctgttgcaaaacattttaataaacGTTTATTGACGCCTTaaagttaattatttttaaacttttttgctttaaattttttgtagtcaGAAGTTATGgttagtttttcagatttggtaatttctttttttttcgaagtttaaCATGACTCAAAACCtctcaaaatttaatgataatttttcaggtcaGCTTTTAATTTGTTAGCTAAAAAAACCGTCCTAACAGTAATAtgctaaaatgaccaaatgtcataatacaatttttaaaaatttcgttgaattttcaaacccATACAATGTATGAataagaatattttaaatataaaaaactgttttgcaCCGCTGTTGacttgaaataaaacattttccaaaatttgttgaaaagttgtattttgTCATAATATTTAAGAAGTCCTTGAACTCtcgcaaattttttctaatgtgTAGAACGTTTTTCCAGATcgtttcttgatttttagttGCCAGTCACGTGGAAACGTCGTTCTCCCTACTTTCTTcccaaattttgtttcatctTCTTCGTTTGCAAAAAAGAGACATCGaacacaaacttttttcactttctctttttctctctctctctctctctctctctctctctactCATCGTTTCTTGCTCTTGTTTTCCcttggaaaatatcaaattcagCTGGAGAGCCGAGAGACATTTAGAGATATTCATTGGTTCCACATTCCATGCCCTTCTTGTGGTGGCATTGGGGGTCCTTGCGCTcgtatgtgttttttttttgtgttgggCTTTTGCTTGCTTGCTTGCTCAATCGACCTAGAatgtctctttttctttctcttgGTTGCCGAGAGCTAaacctcgtttttttttggtgtacTTTGTGTCTGGATAACAGcaattgcccaaaaaatgaagtatTCTCAATATTGGGGATGTGcgccaatttttctcaaacaaaTTGCGTtcgatttgtcaaaaaaaggACACGATTTGGTCCAACCTTTCCTTATTCGGATTCATTTGACGTTTCGATTGTCATTTAggtttttgccaattttcgcTCCCGTCTTCTCGCATTTCTTATGAATGGgaattggaattgaaattggaattgtgGAGAGTGTGGGAGGAAAAGGAGGACGGAGTGGTGGGACAAATGAGGAAGAAGAAGGGAAATGTTAAATGTCGTTTTCACATATACATATTTTCTCATTGCTCACTGGAAAAATGATGTGAACAGTTTTTGAGTGATATCTAATTGCAGTTCTATCTATTGTCTtacctaaaaaaaatgttgctctAAAATTTGGGACGCGgaacttggttttttttgttagcaTAAACGGGCAAAAACGTTTCCAAAACTGCCGGACCACTTTTGCAAATACGAAGTTCGAAgcttcttttaatttttgaagtttagaaGTTTCTTCTCAATTTAACCCAGGAATTTGGAAacgaattttcaatatattggtatattgctggtt comes from Caenorhabditis elegans chromosome X and encodes:
- the taf-3 gene encoding PHD-type domain-containing protein (Confirmed by transcript evidence); amino-acid sequence: MEESQSLSAHDFAVYKLQDTCKSILRDFGFTSVAQSANSKLAALLRSKINEYAHSTRAFMELAGRTKPVTNDVIAAFKHQKVSLPDLKDYAKQVKSEMLHALPVIPVPDQEIAKSDDNFFRSMYGPKPSEKELEERREHIPSHFRALHPEWIEEENKEKPPDDTGTRKVVKSAEEREQDEFNKLKRINTYRRNENPEVQQAREEKERREAEEAAYAKKRNHERFKKGITALPGSTLPNFEDMNFVETGFFKDFEENKRLEAERRLQVQNASKVAPTLPPPVVNKPLPSFSTDSVSASSSASASIMASPSLGEMAEAFLKNKIFMDTINAYGKSFEHKSPFKDDSGPAFRLSELVKPNKPYLKLPGTGSNPGSAPSSRPGSSMSIGTPTKVKGLPGRPKKPKPEGVVTVPKPKGRPPKKATLEKRKRLSEQIIAQQQKKLDEFKEEKEKQEKTSDKKPKKQTLAEEIRDQLLRAKSKIVLPNSVVAPIQTTLPPAQQPATATGMVSLTIAPILVPQTSMEPATSVPVVGATVDIDSAPFLLAEPALEVEIKTEDQFPEGPSSSVAADTTLEFGEDQEKKPKKEKRDKSSEEYKEYKRLKKEKRRKEREERKSAENCVKIEKEKTSTPVKQEDVPDSTPVLKLKIKFNPNLQTPKAEEPEPMRPDTTTSSGSRPASSKSNYHNEPPPPPANPPPLKFRFKNLFNLGDQDVKKEEPSSMTPESSRPGSSLETPSSSSSSKHHHHHHKKERKDKEHKKHKKDREHRDREKERERDERKERERQQKEKEREDAARREIEEKAEMDAKRVAEEEEERRKEKEKRREEKKKQKELLKEKERSERKEKERELEREKEKSREKEREKEREKEREKEREKEREKQKEREKEREKEREKEKKREEEARRKKEEASTPVIIRPLLSQEDDDSNGSESSEEIWICPVCSVAYTVGANMIGCDQCQDWFHWHCVGLTAEPTDSKWFCTRCTKGNKSKKHGKRSATGPHDRDPSAKKKKKSH
- the taf-3 gene encoding PHD-type domain-containing protein (Confirmed by transcript evidence), which encodes MEESQSLSAHDFAVYKLQDTCKSILRDFGFTSVAQSANSKLAALLRSKINEYAHSTRAFMELAGRTKPVTNDVIAAFKHQKVSLPDLKDYAKQVKSEMLHALPVIPVPDQEIAKSDDNFFRSMYGPKPSEKELEERREHIPSHFRALHPEWIEEENKEKPPDDTGTRKVVKSAEEREQDEFNKLKRINTYRRNENPEVQQAREEKERREAEEAAYAKKRNHERFKKGITALPGSTLPNFEDMNFVETGFFKDFEENKRLEAERRLQVQNASKVAPTLPPPVVNKPLPSFSTDSVSASSSASASIMASPSLGEMAEAFLKNKIFMDTINAYGKSFEHKSPFKDDSGPAFRLSELVKPNKPYLKLPGTGSNPGSAPSSRPGSSMSIGTPTKVKGLPGRPKKPKPEGVVTVPKPKGRPPKKATLEKTTLPPAQQPATATGMVSLTIAPILVPQTSMEPATSVPVVGATVDIDSAPFLLAEPALEVEIKTEDQFPEGPSSSVAADTTLEFGEDQEKKPKKEKRDKSSEEYKEYKRLKKEKRRKEREERKSAENCVKIEKEKTSTPVKQEDVPDSTPVLKLKIKFNPNLQTPKAEEPEPMRPDTTTSSGSRPASSKSNYHNEPPPPPANPPPLKFRFKNLFNLGDQDVKKEEPSSMTPESSRPGSSLETPSSSSSSKHHHHHHKKERKDKEHKKHKKDREHRDREKERERDERKERERQQKEKEREDAARREIEEKAEMDAKRVAEEEEERRKEKEKRREEKKKQKELLKEKERSERKEKERELEREKEKSREKEREKEREKEREKEREKEREKQKEREKEREKEREKEKKREEEARRKKEEASTPVIIRPLLSQEDDDSNGSESSEEIWICPVCSVAYTVGANMIGCDQCQDWFHWHCVGLTAEPTDSKWFCTRCTKGNKSKKHGKRSATGPHDRDPSAKKKKKSH